In Sphingomonas sp. R1, a single genomic region encodes these proteins:
- a CDS encoding DUF1192 domain-containing protein, translating into MDADENLPRRSDDLAGQLAKQDLDPFSVAELETRIQLLESEIVRCREKIQRAVHHRASADALFKK; encoded by the coding sequence ATGGACGCCGACGAAAATCTTCCCCGTCGATCCGACGATCTCGCAGGTCAGCTCGCAAAGCAGGACCTCGATCCGTTTTCGGTTGCCGAACTGGAAACGCGAATCCAGCTGCTGGAAAGCGAAATCGTCCGATGTCGAGAAAAGATTCAACGCGCCGTTCACCATCGCGCAAGCGCAGACGCTCTATTTAAGAAATGA
- a CDS encoding NAD(P)H-quinone oxidoreductase, whose translation MLAIDPDAPGGPEVLVPVERPVPQPGAGEVLVRVAAAGVNRPEVLQRQGKYPPPPGAPSILGMEIAGTVVALGDGADESLMGRQVCALIAGGAYAEYAVAPAGQCLEVPPSLTMVEAAAFPETLFTVWSNLFDRGWAQPGESVLVHGGTSGIGTMAITLGKLFGLTVLVTAGSDEKCAAARSLGADLAINYKTQDFVEQVKTFTEGKGVEIVIDMVGGDYVARNLQCLAEDGRHVSIAVQGGASATIPVWDVMRRRLTLTGSTLRPRSVEFKSLLADELRRNVWPLVAEGKLKPIIDRTYPFAQAPEAHRRMEAGEHVGKIVLTIGEQPA comes from the coding sequence ATGCTGGCCATCGATCCCGATGCGCCGGGGGGACCCGAAGTCCTTGTTCCCGTCGAGCGCCCGGTACCCCAGCCTGGGGCCGGTGAGGTGCTGGTACGAGTCGCGGCAGCCGGCGTGAACCGGCCCGAGGTGCTGCAACGTCAGGGCAAATATCCGCCGCCGCCGGGGGCACCGTCGATCCTCGGCATGGAGATCGCCGGCACGGTGGTTGCGCTGGGCGACGGCGCCGATGAGTCGCTGATGGGCCGGCAGGTCTGTGCGCTGATCGCGGGCGGTGCCTATGCCGAATATGCGGTCGCGCCCGCCGGCCAGTGCCTGGAAGTGCCGCCGTCGCTCACCATGGTCGAGGCGGCCGCCTTTCCCGAAACGCTGTTCACCGTCTGGTCGAACCTGTTCGATCGCGGCTGGGCGCAGCCGGGCGAAAGCGTGCTGGTCCATGGCGGCACCAGCGGCATCGGCACGATGGCGATCACGCTCGGCAAGCTATTCGGGCTCACCGTGCTCGTCACCGCCGGATCGGACGAGAAATGCGCCGCCGCGCGCAGCCTGGGCGCGGATCTTGCGATCAACTACAAGACCCAGGATTTCGTCGAGCAAGTGAAGACGTTCACCGAGGGCAAGGGCGTGGAGATCGTCATCGACATGGTCGGCGGCGACTATGTCGCCCGCAATCTCCAGTGCCTCGCCGAGGACGGCCGCCACGTCTCGATCGCGGTCCAGGGCGGGGCTAGTGCGACCATCCCGGTGTGGGACGTGATGCGCCGGCGCCTTACGCTGACCGGCTCGACGCTCCGGCCGCGCTCGGTGGAATTCAAGTCGCTGCTCGCCGACGAGCTCCGCCGCAACGTCTGGCCGCTGGTCGCCGAGGGTAAGCTCAAGCCGATCATCGACCGCACCTATCCGTTCGCGCAGGCCCCCGAGGCGCACCGGCGGATGGAGGCGGGCGAGCATGTCGGCAAGATCGTGCTGACGATCGGCGAGCAGCCCGCCTGA